DNA from Phormidium ambiguum IAM M-71:
AGAAATTGCTGCTCTTAATAGTAAGATACCAGGGATTGAATCAGAAATAGTCGGATTGCAAAAGAATTTGCAAGGAGTGGAAGCTTTAATTCAGAACTATGAGAAACCGGAATTAAAACTTTTGATGCGGCGATTGGAATTGCAGGATAAGTTAAAGGATTTAGAAGGCAAAAAAGCTACTTTACAAGCTGATATTAGCCGCAATCATCAACTGATTGCTGAGGTGAAACATCAAATTTCTGCTAAACATGAAGAAATTAAAACTTGGTCAAAATCTCTCCAACAAAAATTAGATATTCGCCAAGATGAATTGACTAGTAAAAAGGCTGTTACTCAAACTGCTAAACAGGAGTTGGCAGCGGTTAAGGCGGAAGTGAAAGAACGTCAACCGATGATTGAAACTTTACGAAAAGAGTTACAACAATTACGAGAAAAACAACAAAATAATCAAGTGTTAACTGCGCCGATTTCTGGGGTGGTGGTTAGTCAGAATTTACATGAGAAGGTGGGGAAAAAGTTGGCGGAGAATCAGGAGGTTTTGGAAGTTGCTAATCTTTCTAAGTTGGTGGCTTTGATTGAGGTTTCCCAAGCTGATTCCGATTTGGTAAAGGAAATTACGTCAACTCAGGAAGCTAAGGTAATTTTACAACCTTTGGAGCCTGGTTTACCAAGTTTAGTGACTAAGATTGAAAAGATTGAGCCTGTTTTACAGTCTGATGTTTCGGGACAAAAGCAGTTGTTAAGAGTGAGAGCAGTTGTGGATAATCAGCAACAATTGTTTCAACCTAATGCTAAAGTTTATGCTCAAATTGAGGTGAAGTCAATTCCTTTGTATCAACGGGTTCACCGGGAGTTGATGAAGTTATTTCAAGTGCGGAAGTATGTTTAATTTTTCAGTTTTTATTCAGTGATTAGGAAAAGCAAATGCGTTATTTTCTTTTGTTTCCGAATATGTTTGGCTTCAAAGGTGGGATTCAGGTTTATTCGGAGTTTTTGTTAAGAGGTTTACAGATTTTGTCGCCGTCGGCTGAGTATGATGTGTTTTTGAAGTACGATCGCCAATCACCACTCAATCCCCAGTTTCTCCCCCAAACTCAATTTCATTGTTTTGGCAATTTACCTCGCATTTTACAGAGTTTTTGGATGGCGTTTTCTGTGCTGTGGTTAACTATCAGGAAACGTCCGAGTTTAATGATTTCAACTCATGTGAATTATAGTCCGATTTGTTATTGGTTGAAGCGATTGTTTGGTGTACCTTATTGGGTGGTGGTGCATGGGTTGGAGGGGTGGAATTTAAGTGACAAAGGCCAATGTTTGGCTTTGCGTTATGCTGATAAGGTGGTGGCTGTGAGTCATTATACGCGATCGCGTTTGTTAGCTGAACAGCAGTTGGATGATTCTCAGGTTGTGGTGTTACCAAATACTTTTGAACCTCAACGTTTTCAAATTGCTCCGAAGCCAGATTATTTGTTAGAACGTTATAAATTGAAAGCTGAACAACCGATTATTTTGACGGTGACAAGGTTGGGTAAGTCGGCGCGT
Protein-coding regions in this window:
- a CDS encoding efflux RND transporter periplasmic adaptor subunit, whose protein sequence is MTATNPNNIPQQIKLKAVPPAPQIKPPTFQIESTTNTQTATNLEKTSSSKKVGNFNYGRLLIIGGLIVAGAWVSQLPIPNSVRTEAKLEPLPDSHRFVYMQFPGSVNKFWVNPGDTVKVGQPIASIIMLDLDAEIIQKQARLQEQESALAAATAKVPIMEAKLAEAIKLETSAERLVTETRQEIKGVSLGNPPPEIQKLQAEIAALNSKIPGIESEIVGLQKNLQGVEALIQNYEKPELKLLMRRLELQDKLKDLEGKKATLQADISRNHQLIAEVKHQISAKHEEIKTWSKSLQQKLDIRQDELTSKKAVTQTAKQELAAVKAEVKERQPMIETLRKELQQLREKQQNNQVLTAPISGVVVSQNLHEKVGKKLAENQEVLEVANLSKLVALIEVSQADSDLVKEITSTQEAKVILQPLEPGLPSLVTKIEKIEPVLQSDVSGQKQLLRVRAVVDNQQQLFQPNAKVYAQIEVKSIPLYQRVHRELMKLFQVRKYV
- a CDS encoding glycosyltransferase; this encodes MRYFLLFPNMFGFKGGIQVYSEFLLRGLQILSPSAEYDVFLKYDRQSPLNPQFLPQTQFHCFGNLPRILQSFWMAFSVLWLTIRKRPSLMISTHVNYSPICYWLKRLFGVPYWVVVHGLEGWNLSDKGQCLALRYADKVVAVSHYTRSRLLAEQQLDDSQVVVLPNTFEPQRFQIAPKPDYLLERYKLKAEQPIILTVTRLGKSARYKGYEQILQALVLVRRLIPDVHYVLVGKGDDTPRIKELISQLGLSDCVTLTGFVPDQELCDYYNLCDVFALPSQGEGFGIVYLEALACGKPVLAGNLDGAIDPLLGGKLGCLVEPDDVSAIASSLVQLLWKSYPNPLLFHRAKLRSQVVQLFAFEGFCSCLSELLKQEAVNSEFNSVDSFLRVNSLG